The Virgibacillus sp. MSP4-1 genome has a segment encoding these proteins:
- the deoB gene encoding phosphopentomutase has protein sequence MKTFKRTFLIVMDSVGIGEAPDAEQFDDQGADTLGHIAEQMNGLNMPNMGKLGLSNIRQIPGIEQANQPEAHYTIMQEASNGKDTMTGHWEIMGLYIDKPFRTFPDGFPPELVKQLEERTGRKIIGNKPASGTEIIKELGQEHMESGALIVYTSADSVLQIAAHEEVVSLDELYEICEIAREITKDEKYMVGRVIARPFVGEPGAFERTSNRHDYALKPFGRTVMNDLKDEGYDVIALGKISDIYDGEGVTKAIRTKDNMDGMDKLVESMDEDFHGLNFLNLVDFDAKYGHRRDPQGYGEALEAYDRRLPEVLNKLRDDDLLIITADHGNDPVHHGTDHTREVVPLLVYHNQIGEGKELSVRNTFADIGATVAENYQIKMPEHGESFLKDIE, from the coding sequence ATGAAAACTTTTAAGCGAACCTTTTTAATTGTCATGGACTCAGTGGGAATCGGGGAAGCACCAGATGCAGAACAATTTGATGATCAAGGTGCTGATACTTTAGGACATATTGCTGAGCAAATGAATGGACTGAATATGCCCAACATGGGAAAGCTCGGCTTAAGTAATATTCGCCAAATTCCTGGAATCGAACAGGCAAATCAGCCGGAAGCTCATTACACCATTATGCAGGAAGCTTCCAATGGTAAGGATACGATGACCGGGCACTGGGAGATTATGGGCTTATACATTGATAAGCCTTTTCGAACGTTTCCTGATGGATTTCCGCCTGAACTGGTCAAGCAATTGGAGGAAAGAACCGGCCGTAAAATTATCGGGAATAAACCAGCCTCAGGTACGGAAATCATTAAAGAACTTGGCCAGGAACATATGGAATCCGGAGCGCTTATTGTCTATACGTCTGCTGATTCTGTTTTGCAAATTGCTGCACATGAAGAAGTGGTTTCCCTTGATGAACTTTATGAAATCTGTGAAATTGCCCGAGAAATCACAAAAGATGAAAAATACATGGTTGGCCGCGTGATTGCCCGCCCGTTTGTGGGTGAACCAGGAGCATTTGAGCGTACTTCCAACCGTCACGATTATGCCTTAAAACCATTTGGACGAACAGTTATGAATGACTTGAAGGATGAAGGGTATGATGTAATTGCACTCGGTAAAATTTCAGATATTTATGATGGGGAAGGTGTGACAAAAGCCATTCGCACAAAAGATAATATGGATGGTATGGATAAACTGGTTGAATCTATGGATGAAGATTTCCATGGCTTAAACTTTTTAAATTTAGTGGACTTTGATGCAAAGTATGGTCATCGCCGGGACCCGCAAGGATATGGAGAAGCACTGGAAGCTTATGATAGAAGGCTGCCTGAAGTCTTAAATAAATTAAGGGATGATGACTTGCTTATCATTACAGCTGATCATGGAAATGATCCTGTGCATCACGGGACGGATCATACCCGGGAAGTTGTTCCTCTTCTCGTCTATCATAATCAAATTGGAGAAGGGAAAGAGCTTTCTGTTCGAAATACATTTGCTGATATCGGGGCAACCGTTGCTGAAAACTATCAGATTAAAATGCCGGAGCATGGAGAAAGTTTTCTTAAGGATATTGAGTAG